Within Massilia endophytica, the genomic segment ATTCCTCGATGGCGCGCACCCGGCAGAACGGCATCGTGGTGCCCGGTTCCGTGCGCACCCAGCTGGGCACGCTGCTCATGGGCTTTTCCTACCGGCTGAGCGACAAGCGCACCCTGAACGTGGCTGTCGGGGCAGGGCTCACGCGCGACACGCCGGATGTTTCGCTCTCTGTGCGCCTGCCTACCAATTTCTGAAGCATCCCGCACGTAATGTTGCCGTTTACGCTATCGTAGCGATCCCGGCCAACACCAAGAAAAGGGATACCAGAATGACTAAGCAATTTGCAGCCCGCCGTACCGTTCTCTTCGCTGCGCTGGCCTTCGCCGGCAGCGCCGCTTTCGCCGCCGCGCCCATGGTCAAGACCCAGGCCCCCGGCTACTACCGCACCATGCTGGGCGACTTCGAAGTGACCGTCCTGAACGACGGCACCGTCGACCTGCCAATGGACAAGCTGCTGCACGCCAAGCCAGCCAAGACCGAAGCGGCCTTCAAGAAATACTTCCTCAAAGCGCCGATCGAGACCTCGGTCAACGCCTTCCTGATCAACACCGGCAGCAAGCTGGTGCTGATCGACACCGGCGCCGCGAGCGCCTTCGGTCCCACGCTGGGCAAGCTGATCACCAACCTGAAAGCGGCCGGTTACCAGCCCGAGCAGGTGGACGAGATCTACATCACCCACATGCACCCGGACCACGCCTCCGGCCTGGCTGCGGGCGACAAAGCCGCCTTCCCGAACGCCATCGTGCGTGCGGACAAGCGCGACGCCGACTTCTGGCTGAGCAAGGTGAACATGAAGAAGGCGCCGGAAGCGAGCAAGGGCTTCTTCCAGGGCGCGATGGCGGCCTTCGGTCCCTACACCAACGTCGGCAAGTTCCAGCCCTTCGACGGCAGCACCGAGCTCGTCCCCGGCATCAAGGCCAGCTCCAGCTTCGGCCACACCCCGGGCCACACCACCTACGTGGTGGAAAGCAAGGGCCAGAAACTGGTGCTGATTGGCGACCTGATGCACGTGCAGTCCGTGCAGTTCGACGACCCCTCGGTGACGATCGACTTCGACACGGACAGCAAGAAAGCGCTGGCCGAGCGCAAGGCCGCGTTTGCTGACGCCGCCAAGCAAGGCTACCTGATCGGCGCGGCCCACCTGCCGTTCCCGGGCCTGGGCCACCTGCGCGCCGCAGGCAAGGGCTATCAGTACATCCCCGTCAACTACACCATCCCCCGCTAACGGCACAGCCCGTGTCCAACCCTGGGGTCAGACCCCAAAAGTGGACACGGGCTCATCTTTCGGCTTTAGGCGAGGGCGGGGTAGTCGGTGTAGCCCTGTGCGCCGCCGCCGTAGAAGTATTCGCTGCGCTGTGGATTCAGCGGCGCGCCTTGCTGCAGGCGTTCGGGCAGGTCGGGGTTGGCGATGAAGTCCTTGCCCCAGGCGATGGCGTCCGCGCGGCCGTCCGCCAGTGCCTGCTGCGCCTGCTCCAGCGTGAATTTTTCGTTGGCGATGTAAATGCCGCCGAACGCTTCCTTCAGCAGCGGACCGAGGCTGTCGTCGCCCACCGCCTCGCGCGCCGCGATAAAGGCGATCTTGCGCT encodes:
- a CDS encoding MBL fold metallo-hydrolase, yielding MTKQFAARRTVLFAALAFAGSAAFAAAPMVKTQAPGYYRTMLGDFEVTVLNDGTVDLPMDKLLHAKPAKTEAAFKKYFLKAPIETSVNAFLINTGSKLVLIDTGAASAFGPTLGKLITNLKAAGYQPEQVDEIYITHMHPDHASGLAAGDKAAFPNAIVRADKRDADFWLSKVNMKKAPEASKGFFQGAMAAFGPYTNVGKFQPFDGSTELVPGIKASSSFGHTPGHTTYVVESKGQKLVLIGDLMHVQSVQFDDPSVTIDFDTDSKKALAERKAAFADAAKQGYLIGAAHLPFPGLGHLRAAGKGYQYIPVNYTIPR